The region AAAGAGTGAAGACTATAATGGTGGAATCacagagagggtgagagagtaAACAGGGTTTCAATTCAACAACTATGAATTGAACAAGacacaagaagaagaaggtgagactATAATGTATGGGGACAAGGGGGGTGAATAAAGAATTGGAGGGTTGAGATTGAAGTGGTGGCTGAGGAAGGATGTGAGCCGTTGGATGAAAAGAGAAGTTCTTGGCGCTTACGCTACTTTGGATCTTGTTAGCGTCGCGGCAGAACAAGGTTGAGTGTGAGTCGGCTATCTATCACACCTCGTGTATAGCTGTATCTCCCAAATTCATCCACGATCAGGGAATCGTTTGTCCATGTGGCGTGTTCTCCACGGTTCATCTTGTTTTGGTGGGGCCCACTTCCGATGTTGTGGAATCCATTAGTCTAGAGATATATGTAAAAAGAATTTAATTATAATGATGATGTAACCTtagctttattttatttaaatacaagGAGTATGTAATCCAATCAACCTTTATTGGTACAgctcataaataaaaataaaagatgggAAGTTCTGAACTAAGGCCTCATAGAGGAGATGCTCAAATTATCGATCAAGAGGAGAAAAAAGTTCATACCCTCCGAAGGGTTTTTAGGTCATGATGATCTCCATATTTTAGCAAAAAGTTTGCCCTCGCATTACTCTCTCAAAGTGTGGAGAAACTCAATGAGTCAAGCTCTACCCAAAAGTTCTTTGATATCTCAAACAAGAAAAGCATACGAATGTCTCGGGGAAGACACTGACTTTACCAACGTCACCGCAGCTAGAGAGTATGATTGACACTCCACAACGTGGTACCTGCGGTTCTAAGCAAGAgataaatcatgaaaaatggcaAGCAATTCTAAATGAAGAATACGAGACTCATCTAGGAAACTAAAGAAAGCACCCAACCACTGCCCATAATCACATTTGAAACAACCACCAAAACCTCCCCGACGAGGATTGCCGCAAACACTTCCATCAACATTCAACACGAGGTAGTTAGCCAAGGTAGGCAACCAATTGACTAGCCGAGAGTTCCGTTGGTGAGTGTCCAAGGAGGTCGCGAACCCCTGCTAATATCAAAAACTATGACAACAATGTTAGAAGCAATTTACTGATTAGCCATCTGATTATTTTCCATGCACACTACATTTCTAGTCTGTCACACCCACCATCATGTGGCAATCGCACCAAGGCTTAAGTCTTGCAGCAACCCTGCAACCATATGAACGGATCTAACACGAGAAAGGGGGGGCCTTGGTGTCAAAACCCATGCGCCGCCAGATATACCGGGCTTGGGGGGAATTCAAAAGGTTGTGCAACAAAAATTCAGGACCACCGTTGCAGATGGCGCAAGATTCAGAGGCAGTCATATCATGCTTGAAACGACAAGCATTGGTTGGAAGAGCATCAAAGGAAGCCAGCCATATGAGGATAATACATTTAAAAGGAAATTTCAAGTTCCAAATCCACCGCCAGCACACCTTAGGGCTCCGGGGATCCTCCTCTTCCAACGCTCTAAGTTGGATGAGCCATGCGTATCCCCGTTGTAATTGTACACTCCCAAGAGACAAGATCTTTCCACCTGAGATCATCATGAACCTGATCATTCATTCTCGTATGAAAGCTATGAATAATATTTCCAACTAACTCTGAAAGCAGAGACCACAACCGAGAAGCCTCCAAGACCCACCATCCCAACATTTCTTATATGAAGAGATGAGTCATGAATATGAACGTAAGGAATAGTCTGGAACAATGGAACCTAAGTACACCAAGGGACATACCAGAAAGGAGAGAGATTGTCACCAATCTTGAACTCCAAGCTAGACCAAAGGATGTTTTGAGCTTTCATGAAAGCCTGCCAAAATGAAGAGCATATTCTCTCTTCAGAAGCCAAGAACGAGGCATCAGGAAAGTGGTTAGCTTTAATGAGGCGAAGCCAAGGTCTATCCGCATAAGAGATAAGCTGACAGACAGATACGTTTACCAAGCAAGGCCACATTATGATCTCTAGCTTACCTCAAGCCAAGCCTACCCAAATGATAGGGGGGTGTTACATGATCCCAACCAACAAGATGAAAACCTTTGTAATTCCTATCCTTCCACATGAAATTTATAGTACAATCCAGCCTATCACGCACTCCCTGCGGAATCCACACCTGGTTCATGTAGTACGCAAGCATGGCAAAAAGAACTGATTGAGTATTAGGGTCAGTcttgacattttggaggccttgggcaaataataaaaatggacccttaataattttttttaaggaacattatctatttaaattatttagtaaattagGGTAGTTTTTTGAGAAAAGGCAACGGACGTGTGCCCCAGTCAAAAAACCGTGGCCAAAAATCTAAAAAGGCAACGGTTTCTAAGCTGTTGCATAAAAACTTTAGGCCACACTTTAGGAAGCAACTCAAGACAAAGCTGGAGAGTGGAGAATCAGGCTATAAGGTGCATCTTCTTCGGTTATGATCAGCAGAAGAAAAGGCAACAGTTTCAAAGCTGTTGCATAAAAACGTTAGGCCACACTTTAGAAACCGTAGcctttgagaattttttttttgaggccccttttttttggaggccctgggcggtgggcctgcttgcacaggcccagggccggccctgttGAGTATTGATGAAAAGATTGCATTTTCAATCTATCAGTCTAGAAGTAATTATATGTTTAATTTAAATTAGatcattttttatctttttgtgAAATAACGTCATACTCTATTTTATTATGTTTTCCTCTTATAATAAAAAAAGGTGCTTGCTGTGGGACCTTAAGCCAACTTAAAgtgtggtacccaaaatgagttcGTTCGATAATAAAGACTCAATATACCGATTCAAAGTTTGATTTTATTCTATCGTATTAATGCAGCGTTGCATTCTTAGGGACGTGAGATTTGCGAGTTATGTTTTCTGAGCTTTATTCATCCACCAACCATggtcattttacgcgcatctccatcaccatcattcgtttccaccacacatttatttttcattaaaatatgaatttcataagataaatttaattgataagtaaagtaaaatctaaaggtgtagtatttaccttgaataacatgataataatctattaaattactcaatacgggtaccatacccaaaaaaaaattcaaggtaccacagaatttaccatAAAAAAATACTCTACATTATTATAAAAGTATATCATTCTTATAACACATATCATAAACTTTTTTAtgtaaaattaaatcaaattaaaactATTCTTAAGTAATTTATCAAGAAtaactgtttttttttatttatttcaataatcaAACATCTTTTTCCCCATAGGGTTGTAGAAGCTTTGATTGTAGACTTTGCTTTATATGATTAATATATGATGTGCTTTtcctaaaaaaaaatcaaatatcttTTTTCAATTTAACTCTTCATATGGTTATACAAGTACATTGTATGGGATCATTTTTTGAGTTTATCAATAATTTTCACGAGAGACAATTTTGTTCGAGCACGAAACATTCACCATTTATATGagatactattttttttatggatatgtgcatattttaaattatttcctCCTTTTATCACATTAAAATCAGTTCATTAACCTTaaaattcaaaacatatatataaaaaatagtaTGGTATAAATAATTtgcaattaaaaataaaaatatgtacaTATTATTTGAGgtagttttgacttttttttatgaatttttgcTTATTTTAAAACATTCTACGATATAAATAAttagaaattaaaatataaaatatgaacTTATTTAAGACTTGCTTAAGAAGTATCACATAAAAGACTCAAAAGATGAGTACTCAAAGACTTGCTTAAGAAGTATCACATGAAAGACTCAAAAGATGACCACCAACCAGGAAGGTGCACATATCTTTAGGAAGCGCAACCATTAGGCCAAGCGTAACCACTCCCACCTTGAACCTTCAAATCACTGCTGCAGACAACCACTTACTCTACCTCTCCCCCCTATTATTCTAGTAATGGTCTTGGAGCTAAGGCTCATGTACTAGCAAATGTCAATCCACGCCTTAAGGAGAATCAAGATAGGTCCCTTGAAAATAAGGTTTGTCAAATTGacaaaattagtttttttttctgataGAAAAAGATTTATTGAATTAACAGACGTCAAGATACACGTCTTCTTGACAAAGGAAAAAGACCAAAATCGACATACCTAAAGGTAGTCGCCACCCAAAACAAAACCACCTAAAACAAACAACCCTAAAATCAATCTGAACAAAAGGCCTAGAACTGCAAATCTCTTAGACGGGATGCGGCCAACATCTCACCAACCCAGCTGCcaacaacaaacaaaaaaagagagaaaaaaaaccgACAAGCCTAGATTACAAATTGTTGAAGCCTCAAAATAATCAATGCCTCAAATGACCCGCTTCCACATagtagaagaaaaaaatgtattGTCATCGGTGGATAACACACGAAACATCACCAGGGAAACAAACAAGAAAATCCCCACCAAACTAACACGATAAAAGGAAGAGCAAATCGTTGGGATTAGAAAGCAACCGAGCTAATCTATGCCAAGGCTTGGGATACAAGAGGTGCAACTAAACATGATCCTATCAGTTGCATCGCACcgaaagaagaagaggaggaggtgcAGAAGTGGCGAGGAAAGCACAATAAAGTTAGCAACAACACCTAGAAACAGGGAAGAGAAAAAAACCCACCAATTTGCTCCATCCCTGACAACGTCCCAAACGGAGCTAAACCTCTTTGCTTTCCCTGACAACACAACACACATACCACACCAAGCAAAAAGAACACTTCATCGTCGTCGCCATCATAATAGACCATTGCTCCCTACAACCACGAGCTTGACCTTAACCCTCTAGCTCTGCAATGTAACCCACCCCTAGAGGAAGCTCCTCATGCAAGCAGCAACTGCCAAAAAGAGTAACAACAACATAGGATCCTGTTGGGGAAATCAATACGAAGCAATTGCGACACAACGGACCGACAATGTCATCTTCATCTTTAGCATCCCCATCAGCATCACCTTCGCCCTACACGATAATTTGGCTGTCGCGCCCAAGCACACTAGTAGCAGCCAACACGGCTAGCCGCCGCAAAACAATCCATGGCCATCAAAACCATAGCAAAGAGCAGCGCCATTTCTGAAAGGTTTCTCCATATTAAGTTTTTTACGTCGTAACTCAAAACCCATGAATTACCGCTAAGCCAATTGGTAATGTTATTTAGCATTAGAActtgttattttatttgaataaGTTTGACCAAATGGTGGTTCATCCAAGAATCTAGACAAAGGCGTGCTGCACTCACAAGAGAAAATAACcctaaaaaattcaaattcaaagctACCTTAATATGATtacaaaaatatttatgaagGCCAAAcctaataaaataaactaacaaCTTACCTAAAAACTTGttcaaataaaataagttataatgctaaataacaaataaaaataatttaggtCATCAGAGTTCTGTGAGAATTCTGGTTCAGCCTTTACCCTATTTAGCACAAGCCTTACTGGCATTAACTCAACAGTCTGAAAATCATTCTATAACCAAATGACTTCCGTCCAAAAATCAGCTAAACTGTTCCACACCCACTAGACCACAAAGGAGCATGTGTGCCATTTCTGGTCTAATGCGTTCCAAAAAAATGGATCCTCAATAGTGGAGCCCCCTGTCCCTGTCATATATGATTTTCAttgaataatttaaaaaaattaaacatatctCCATTAGATTTCCACACGGGAGTCAAGTGATCAGATTGGAACCATATTCTTCTTTGAATACCTGCACTTGATTAATGTGTTATACTTACCTACCTTTACTTTTAATCtgatttcttttatttaaactcACTTAGTCACTGTCTTGTACACTTACCTTTTCAAATTCCACTGGCCAAGTACAGGATCTACCTGCACACTATGAGAATGATTGCTGTACCTGAACTCAAAGGAGGTGAATATGAAATGAAGACACAAGAAGTACCAGTCTCAACATTTAACTCAGTACTGTCCTTAAATCAACCACATTCTGTAAACCATTTTTGTACATATGATGAGAATCTTCAGGCACACAAGGCACCTTCTCATGACAAACTCCTTTCTGTGAAGAAATACTACCCATGTTTTGATTGTAATAAAACATCAGATCCTTGTGACATTTGTGAAGTGGCATAGTAGAAATGGTTGCCATTTCCTATAATCTAATGAAATATTTGATATGATTCACCTTGATAATGGGGTCTCCTCTCACCGAGGATTTGGCATGACCGTCCTTTTGGAAAATGACCATTTTTCATCTTCTACACAGTAAATCAACTatttaaataacaaaaaatgagCCTCATTGTTCTTCTAAATAACCTAGCTCTTTCTCCCATTTAAGGCCAAACATTTGTCTACCAAAAGGCACAATGAGGTTATAGCGAAAAACCTGCAAGGAAAACAAAGACATGTGCATCATAAAGATAAAAAACAGACCTCAAGATTTGCAAGGACCAAATTCAGTTTTCCAATTTCTAGTAGACATTACGGGGCAAAAAACAACTTAACTCACCTTATTATTGATTTCCCTTAACTGCGATTTCAAAGCCTCTGAACTCTCAACCCACTTAGAGTGATCTCCACTGCATTTACTTGTCCAAGCTTTCTTCAAGGACATCCTCCATTCAGATATTCTAGATCTTATCTCTTTGTTAAGCTCAACCCACTCTGGCGCACATCCATTCTTTGACAAGATTCTGTATAAGGTGTCTTCAGCCGGATCCGCGTGAGGATTTGTATCAAGCTTAAGAGGCTTGCCTTTCCCAGGCAAGTTCTCAAATTGGCCTTCTTCCATAGAATGCCATATTCTTTGCTCAACAACATTGATCAAGTCGGTTTCTGACCTGTCCAAAACCAAGTCATGTTAAACAACATTGATTAGGAGAAAGCCAACAGAaagtattagaaattgggaggcctatactcaaccacaaaagctagctaaaggctatctatgctctatctctagccaatgtggaacttttaacacaccccctcacgtccaggactgaacaacctggaacgtgtGATCAACAACAGCGGGTGGCCCAATTATGAGAGGTCTccaaaacaaacaacaaatggatttaggataggctctgataccatattagaaatttggAGAAAGTCATCAAAAGTATTGGATTCAAAGCCAATTCTACAGTAATATCAACTGTTCCTCTTGTTCACCATGCCTTTCCAGGTTCGCAACTTTATTCACtatcagtgttatcaaatatccgCCATCGCAGCGCCATGGCGATTTTTGGCTTTCCTCCATGGCCGATATCCTGCCATTATTTGTCATGTATGGCGGGATTTTGGCTTCCCACCATCCGCAATAAACAACACCGTTCGGCGTTCACTATAGGAAAATATGGAAACCAATAATACACATACTAACAACGAAACTAATGcccttattttaaatttaacacAACCTTACTATTATGGTTTGAAATCCATTCACAACCACAATTGAACATCACAATTGCAATTGCGACCGCAATAGCcgcatatttttttataatatcaGTGATCAAATCAACATAACAGCaacataatttataaaaaaattgtatttatctttcttttcattGACATTAAATGGGTAGGGTGACAGTAGATTGGTATATGTGAACAAGAGAATAGATATTAACACAAAATTTTAACATGAAAATGTCTCCTAAAAATTGCAATTTTCCACACAACAGCACTGGTTTACAATCTAGTTCCTGCAAAAACATGAGAAATTCGAAGTTCTTGCTTGTTGTTTCATGTTTACAATTGACTAATGCTAACACAGTAACCTGGGAAGTTATGAACAGAAATTTCTATAATTCCACATATTCACTATCGATTTGAACGTAGGAAACAGGAATTGattggaagaagaagagagacaATGATACCTGACATTGTTGCGCTGACCACGTAGCTCAGGGGGAAGATTACGGTCGTGAACGGCGTCGATGACGGCTGAGAGGCGATCGACGAGTTTCTTCTTCCCCTTACCGGAAGAAGCTAACGACGGCGGCGACGAAGacgaagaggaggaggaggaacaaCATCTAGCGGCGGAAACCAGCGAACCCTGCGAGCGGAAGAAGGAGAGCGAATTACTAGTGGCACATCTCCCAAGACGAAGGCACGTCGCCATGCCCATCACTCACCGCCACCGATTTTTTCTTCCTCCCTCCTCTTCATCAATTTCCCACCATTctcttcttttatatatatttaatttaatttggaaatgtaaaaaaattcatttttaatcaaatatatatatatatatatatataatattaattgagTATGATAAAAGGTCATGGATGATATTTTATCTGttaaatcagttttttttttttttacaaaaatcaatttttttggaagtcagttttttttaaattagttttggtatatttttttttgtgcatCGGAAAATTTACAAGCAAGCTAAATTAAGAGACAACAGGGAGTCTTTCGGCAGCAAAACTTCAAGCTCCGAGGAAGGGGAATTGACTACCATTACACCTGGGGTAGACATCGACAAAGCTCTATGGGCAAGCCAATCCGCTGACGCGTTTCCCTCACGATTAATCCAGCAGAGTTTGACCTGTCAGACTCTAGACAGCAAGTCACGGATTTCACGTAGAAAGGACGCATTAATATGGTACCTCCAATTTTCAGGCCTCTCAAGAATTGTGACAAGATCCAAGCAATCGCTCTCACACTAGACCTGTCGGTGACGCTTGTTGCACGCAAACActtgcttatccaaaaaaaaatccctTGTGTACTTTatgtaaaatataattaattaatatatattcatAATTTAGGAActcttttttataattttatattaaaaactaaaaatttatCTATCAACTGACCAAAAAGGTATTCTACCCAATTTAAATTagtttgattttgatatttgacttctttatttttcttgtgtTTGTAGAATTGTTCATTTATTTACACTTACAAAGTTACAATACATCAAAATATATGTAAATTTACTAAAATAGATCttgtaatttaatttattagttGGATTGAACTATAGCTATATTAGTGTCGAGCAGAACTAGCAACACACTTGTCAAAAGATACATTCTAATGGGAATGGATCATCTGACATTACGTTTTGCTCATATTTTCTCATGTTGAAAtcttgttttctatttttctcttcataaatACTTTGAGGTCTCACCCATAACCAATTAACACATATATAAAGAGAGACATAgataacaatttttaaaatgagaaaaatttGACATGAGATGATGTATTCCT is a window of Lotus japonicus ecotype B-129 chromosome 5, LjGifu_v1.2 DNA encoding:
- the LOC130720915 gene encoding uncharacterized protein LOC130720915, with the protein product MGMATCLRLGRCATSNSLSFFRSQGSLVSAARCCSSSSSSSSSPPSLASSGKGKKKLVDRLSAVIDAVHDRNLPPELRGQRNNVRSETDLINVVEQRIWHSMEEGQFENLPGKGKPLKLDTNPHADPAEDTLYRILSKNGCAPEWVELNKEIRSRISEWRMSLKKAWTSKCSGDHSKWVESSEALKSQLREINNKVFRYNLIVPFGRQMFGLKWEKELGYLEEQ